A genome region from Labilibaculum antarcticum includes the following:
- a CDS encoding TonB-dependent receptor plug domain-containing protein has protein sequence MKLKLAVLILSIAFAFTGVQAQTTVLKGKVTAFKYYPLNNVTVVASKSKQTVLTDSLGYFSIQVKSKKDVIKFKANGFVGQTVRYRGENDLVVNLLYLNNESAHYNAVNEKYLKEETLDYCIANQMNENNNYDRMSSIFQVIQAVNPTAQVGSVNGVESVFLNSRGANSISSGEHALILVDGVVTEQISGLSPAQVKSVKVLIGNEAAAYGSRGANGVVLISLKNN, from the coding sequence ATGAAACTAAAACTTGCTGTACTTATCCTTTCAATTGCCTTTGCTTTTACTGGCGTGCAAGCGCAAACAACGGTCTTAAAAGGAAAAGTAACTGCCTTTAAATATTATCCATTAAATAATGTGACGGTTGTAGCTTCGAAAAGCAAGCAAACAGTACTAACAGATTCTTTAGGATACTTTAGCATTCAGGTAAAATCGAAGAAGGATGTAATTAAATTTAAAGCAAATGGCTTCGTTGGCCAAACGGTTCGTTATCGAGGTGAAAATGATCTTGTAGTTAATCTTCTTTATTTAAATAATGAGAGTGCTCACTACAATGCGGTTAACGAGAAGTATTTAAAAGAAGAGACCCTGGATTACTGCATTGCAAATCAAATGAATGAGAATAATAATTACGACCGGATGTCTTCTATATTTCAGGTCATTCAAGCTGTTAATCCAACAGCTCAGGTTGGTAGTGTAAATGGAGTTGAATCTGTCTTTTTAAATTCACGTGGGGCAAATTCGATTTCATCAGGCGAGCACGCATTAATTTTAGTCGATGGTGTTGTAACGGAACAAATTTCGGGATTGAGTCCTGCTCAAGTGAAATCGGTAAAGGTCTTAATTGGTAACGAAGCGGCAGCTTATGGCTCAAGAGGTGCTAATGGTGTTGTGTTGATTAGCTTAAAAAATAATTAA
- a CDS encoding sulfatase family protein — protein MNWKQKLFSSFTVAAILSMSAVAGAVEKKENSKPNIVVIYVDDLGYGDLSCTGATGVQTPNVDKLAQNGILFTDAHCSAATCTPSRYSLLTGSYAFRKNAAVLQGDAPLLIEPGTPTLPSMLQQEGYKTAVIGKWHLGLGNGNVDWNGDVKPGPLEIGFDYSYLIPATGDRVPCVLLENHKVLGLDQNDPITVSYDGMVGTDPTGTKNPDLLRYGADKQHSNTIVNGISRIGYMTGGNAARWKDETIPFQMLSKARSFIDENQETPFFLYFAFLDIHVPRLPALRFAGKSTMGVRGDAIVQMDYITGQLVDYLKSKGLLDNTLIVFSSDNGPVINDGYDDKAMELLGDHKPGGIYRGGKYSAYEAGTRVPTIAYWPNKIKGGQTSNALVGHVDLYASIASLVNHELQDGEAPDSFNQLETYLGTDNKGRAELVEEAYTLSIREGKWKYIQATKNAGGWIKTEKNIESGLSTKAQLYNLEDDPKELNNLAESNPKLVVKLDAKLQKIKNETSSRK, from the coding sequence ATGAACTGGAAGCAAAAACTATTTTCATCATTTACTGTTGCAGCAATCCTGAGTATGAGTGCTGTTGCTGGCGCAGTGGAAAAGAAGGAGAACAGCAAACCAAACATCGTCGTAATTTACGTTGATGATTTAGGATACGGAGATTTATCGTGTACCGGAGCTACTGGAGTGCAAACCCCTAATGTGGATAAATTAGCGCAAAACGGCATCCTATTTACCGATGCACATTGTTCGGCGGCTACTTGTACGCCTTCGCGTTACTCTTTGTTGACGGGGAGTTATGCATTCCGTAAAAATGCAGCTGTTTTACAAGGTGATGCACCTTTACTGATTGAGCCAGGAACACCAACATTGCCATCTATGTTACAACAGGAAGGTTATAAGACTGCTGTAATTGGAAAATGGCATTTGGGATTAGGCAATGGAAATGTGGATTGGAATGGAGATGTGAAACCAGGCCCACTGGAGATTGGTTTCGATTATTCTTACCTAATCCCGGCAACGGGAGACCGTGTTCCCTGTGTATTACTTGAAAATCATAAGGTTCTTGGCTTGGATCAAAACGATCCGATAACAGTCAGTTACGATGGAATGGTAGGAACAGATCCTACAGGAACCAAAAATCCGGATTTATTGCGTTACGGTGCCGATAAGCAACATTCAAATACCATTGTAAACGGAATAAGCCGAATTGGATACATGACAGGAGGAAATGCTGCCCGCTGGAAAGATGAGACCATTCCTTTCCAAATGCTTTCAAAGGCGAGAAGCTTTATTGATGAGAATCAGGAAACTCCATTTTTCCTATATTTTGCTTTTCTTGATATTCATGTTCCCCGTTTGCCTGCTCTTCGTTTTGCTGGAAAAAGTACGATGGGTGTTCGTGGTGATGCCATTGTTCAAATGGATTACATCACCGGACAATTGGTTGATTATTTAAAGTCCAAAGGCCTTCTAGACAATACTCTAATTGTTTTCTCATCGGATAATGGCCCTGTGATAAACGATGGTTACGACGATAAAGCTATGGAATTGCTAGGCGATCATAAGCCTGGGGGAATTTACCGTGGTGGTAAATATTCTGCTTACGAAGCAGGAACCCGTGTGCCAACCATCGCTTACTGGCCAAATAAAATTAAAGGCGGACAAACTAGCAATGCTTTAGTTGGTCATGTTGACCTTTATGCATCTATTGCATCTTTAGTAAATCATGAATTGCAAGATGGAGAGGCTCCGGATAGTTTCAATCAGTTGGAAACTTACTTGGGTACTGATAACAAAGGGAGAGCCGAATTAGTTGAAGAAGCATATACTTTATCCATTCGTGAAGGAAAATGGAAATACATTCAAGCTACAAAGAATGCTGGTGGTTGGATTAAAACGGAGAAAAATATTGAATCTGGCTTAAGTACCAAGGCTCAATTGTACAATTTAGAGGATGATCCGAAAGAACTGAACAATCTTGCTGAGTCTAATCCGAAATTGGTAGTGAAATTGGATGCTAAACTTCAAAAAATTAAAAACGAAACAAGCAGTCGGAAATAA
- a CDS encoding family 16 glycosylhydrolase has protein sequence MKLKLITLLTLAIAIGGSAFAQNLTIPPKNYVDSVNLEQAPVRSTADFPLSDQANSKDWTKLEKYSDEFNATQLNEKRWYPNNPGWKGRQPTYFHGSNVSLENGNVVIRVNKHGDEQLPEGFTHSTGFIKSKTKFLYGYFEAEVQLMDAPWVSGFWMTNGSKDWWTEIDICENAPGLSYNRHDLNSNIHVFKTPKDKGDIKKHFSRAKKYYFPEELQADFHVWGLEWTPKYIRFYIDGILFREAENTHWHQPLEVNFNCESNKWFGALPDDKRLDGEYKVNYFRAWKQK, from the coding sequence ATGAAATTAAAATTAATAACCCTTTTAACGCTGGCTATAGCAATTGGTGGATCTGCTTTTGCCCAGAACTTAACCATTCCGCCAAAAAACTATGTCGATTCGGTGAATTTAGAACAGGCACCAGTACGGTCTACTGCAGACTTTCCGCTTTCCGACCAAGCCAATTCGAAAGATTGGACGAAACTGGAAAAGTATTCGGACGAGTTCAATGCAACACAACTAAATGAAAAACGTTGGTATCCAAATAATCCTGGTTGGAAAGGCAGACAACCAACCTATTTTCACGGGTCGAATGTGAGTTTGGAAAATGGAAATGTAGTGATTCGCGTTAACAAACATGGAGATGAACAACTTCCCGAAGGTTTCACACATTCTACAGGTTTTATTAAGAGTAAAACAAAATTTCTGTACGGATATTTCGAGGCGGAAGTGCAATTAATGGATGCTCCCTGGGTTTCGGGTTTTTGGATGACAAATGGTAGTAAAGACTGGTGGACAGAGATAGACATTTGTGAAAATGCACCTGGCTTGTCCTACAATCGTCACGATTTGAATTCCAATATTCATGTTTTTAAAACGCCAAAAGACAAAGGAGATATTAAAAAACATTTTTCGAGAGCCAAGAAGTACTATTTCCCTGAAGAATTGCAGGCCGATTTTCATGTGTGGGGATTGGAATGGACTCCAAAATACATTCGGTTCTACATCGATGGAATATTGTTTCGTGAAGCCGAAAATACCCATTGGCATCAGCCATTGGAAGTTAATTTTAACTGTGAATCAAACAAGTGGTTTGGTGCATTGCCCGATGACAAGCGATTGGATGGGGAATATAAGGTGAACTATTTTAGAGCTTGGAAACAAAAATAG